Within Astyanax mexicanus isolate ESR-SI-001 chromosome 2, AstMex3_surface, whole genome shotgun sequence, the genomic segment cacataattttgaactgaattattgaaataaagtaacttttcaatgattttatatttttttagaagtGTATTTCTTAGTGTGATTCTTAATTAACGGGTTAATTAGATCATTTATTCTCCACAGTTATGATACCTGGAGTGACTCCAACAACTTCTCCTTTGTAACCCGTCTCCTCCTTCAGCTCTCTCAGAGCGGCGGTCTCAGCGCTCTCATTATCATCAATAAGACCTGAAAAAAACGAGAGCATTAAACCACAGCATGCACACGCTGTGtaaattattgattatttaaataGAGATCAATATCTAatgatacatatatacagtatagggctgcaactaatgattattttgatagtcgaTTAATCTGCAGATTATTTctctgattagtcgattagtcaacgattatttctgtcattCCCTCCATATTTGAGTGCTATGGGTACGGCTcctgtttttagatttttttttttttttagatcagttCAAAATtacagaaacagctaaacatgagattttaaTGCCGAATAAAAAATTCAGaacatttaaatgtcatttaaatgtaGAAAGTGCTGCTATTTAGTAAGGAAATGTGTAATTTGTCCTTCTTCCATTGTGATTTTGTCCACAGTAATTTGAGTAGTGCTACaaattaaagccccactaggtaggattttcttgatttttgatcattttaaagaagtgaaattacagcttgaaactcactgcagcgctgcattgaggtgtaataggaggaatagcggtgctctcgtgtctgtgccggagctcctctgagctcaaaccagactctgtaagttttccgaggcggccgcgaccaacgctcgcgagaactgcgacctgctttccgacctttagttctaacagttctacaaggactactggttcattctttacaaactaacatacagacactctggcagaagctggaaagagaccgaatatgtctgtgaaagccaaaaaCGAGAAAGTGGAAcaaatctgcctgaaacatttattacactctacaactgtagggggagcccacgagcacaaaatcttaatcctacctagtggagctttaacaattagtcgacaataaaaAATTTGCAGTCAACAATTGTTTATAATCGACATTATCGCTTATATCGActtatcgttgcagccctagtacagTATGCAATGCTTTTCTCACCTGCAGGAAACTCCAGAGTGTGGCATCCCATTGGTGGCCTGAACTGCTTCACTAAAACAACGCAATCTTTATGCAGAGTCCTCTTCAGCAGAGCTATGATCCCAACACCTACAGATCAACACAACACGTCACAAACATGCATCACATGCATTTTTATATACAGATGATTTTAGAGAAGGTTGAAGAAACAAACCATCTGCAGCACTGTTGGTTGGTCTAGTCGTTCTCTTGGCTGTCTCCCATGTTCTAGAAGCAGAGAATTGAGGAAATGATCAATAAAGGAAATGCTTGGTAACAAATTAACATGCAGTCGATCAGCTAGATTAGAAAAATTAGATTTGAAAGGGTGATGCTTTGGTTAAACTGCTGAACTCAGAAAAGTGGTCTTCAATCCTGTTCCTGGTCCCTCACTGCTCTACACTTTTTAGAGGTAtcattttttctatatttctgtaagTAATATTATAAAAAAGCTTTGATGTTATGGTAGCTCACCTATGTATTTCACCCtatctataataaaaataaaagcgtTAATgcattaatttggaatcagtcaatttatcaattaatcaattaattacgCTACCAAAtctgaccccaacttctgccgcaatctgccccgcccacccaACTACTGATTTATATTATggagcagtttaatctgataaattagccagaaaatatactgctatgaacaaacacgtCTCTGCTGCTCGGTGCTGTTTCAACTATAAAAACTTACGTCTTAAGAGGAACAAGTGCGATAAATCGCAGTTAATcaaaaaatattgttgtgattaaactgattaaatatttttttttttgacaccattaatatatatctggaaaaaaaaattaagagaccgttcagtttctgaatttgctgttataggtatatgtttgagtaaaatgttgttttattatataaactacagccatttcaaacctcaaataatgcaaaaaagcaaacacgttcatattcataaagttttaagagttacgAAATCACAGTttgtaatcatgcatcttggtatcatgttctcctccaccagtcttacacactgcttttggataactttatgctgctttactcctggtgcaaaaatccaagcagttcagtttgtttttttccccagagctgatGGCATTTATGATAAAAGAAAAGTGAAAGTAAGTGCagatcattaataataaaaccTTGTGCTTCCTGATGGGTCCACATATGTAGTCTTCTCGAGCTTCACCCACTTTCCAGCAGCTATTAACTATCAGAAACACATTCATATAGtcagttaaacatatttaaaccGTGTTTAGgtgtgttaaatgtttaatacaccattttttttacctcttcttTAATCACATGCGGCTCTACAGTGTCTTTCTTTGGGCAGCTCATCCTCTCTCTCAGTCCACAGGCCTAACTCTGAGCACACAACACACAATTAAATCATTACAGCAGCTGCTGCTCCCTGTGGGCTACAGATACACACCGGATTTTAAGGGTTAAAAACAAGGGCGGTCGGCTTTAAAGCAGCCTAACTATGTTTTAACTCAATTTTACCATCTGTTAAAAGTAGAACCGTCCAAACCAcaactctaacaaaagcagaaatctataaaaaactgaattaaatcgaggagaaatgagagaaaatgagaataaATGAAAACACTGCTGTCACTCACATGTACTCACTGCAGCCAACCGCTCAGATAGAGCCTGTATATAGAGAGAACGCCCACTTTCTATTAGcctgttatatcagaaaattactGCAAACCGATAGAGGGCGCCCGCGAGGGAGTGCTtaatgaatggggtgaatggagctaaacggctaaaaactgaaattaaaaataaaaattaactatATATCGAAGATATAAATTTAATTCTAGAAAGTAAAAATGAGTATTTATctataaatacaaagaaaacacacCTATACTGTTTTAATTTTCTACAGAAAGCTATTTTTGACAACAGattcgctagcattactgctactagTGTGAGCTGGCGAGCTAGTCAAGAAAagtgtacaggacatacagagaactgaaattTCATTActcataatgcaaaaaaaagtttgacaaaagtacaactaaataaaattataaataatataagaaggCCTTAAAACGTGTTCATCTATGAGAATTCTGTTGCCAAGAAAACTTACAAACCAAAGACGACCGAAAGAAGCTGATGTAAAAGAaattaacatgaaaaaaaaaaatagaaaaaatgggataaataatattttaaaatcatagcaaatacagtaaaatataataatttgttAATGTGTTTCTATTTCAAATTGTAAACTGTAAAAACGATAACTATATAGATAAATGTTATATTAGTGTTGCATTATATTGAATAATAGTAGAGGAAGTCTTAAAAATACTCATGAGTGAGTCTATGTagtaaaaatctgatttggctcagTTTCTTCATGTTAGCCCATTTTCAGTTGGACTCAGAAAAGCTCACTCTGGTAAACTTAACAAACCCTGAAGACATTATgcattttaaagtgtgttttctCCTCTCTATAGACTCTCTGGCTTGGTCACAAGGTTGTGTTCCCTGAAAATAGTTTCTCTATTTCCCCCCTTAAGGACCGAAAAATCGTGTATTTTTTCTCTCTAGGCTAATAGAATTACTTACATAATTCATTTAGATTACTGTCCTGTAGTTAACATGTTCCCACAGTTTAAAatgctgttaaaataataattatattagcgAGTATTAGTACTGTAGGAACTATAGTTTAGTGTGTTTGGGGCcaatgttctgtcgagttatacTACCCGACGATACGCGCTTCCTAaatgcactgcgcatgcgctgacctaaaCTATTTAATTCATAGACtatgatttaattatttctcttgtttttttttataataaatctttttttttcttttttttcttatgtgcAATAAACAACCTGTACTCACTGtcactgcacaaaagtgtaaaaggaaaataataataattaatacaacagttattattaataaaaaaaatacaaaagcatttTTTGTACATTACCAGTACAAAATTAGCTCAGCCAAACTAAATTCCACATTCCACATATAGTTCACGTACACtagtattatatttaaatacacaactttttttttttacatggataaTTAGTATGAGCAACACAAAATTGTTTTTGCTATCAAATTTGACTGTTATACACTATGTTTTATTGCAGGCATATCGGCTCCTATGGACACCTTTACTAAAGGTATAGTTAGCATAAAAAAAAGCATAGTTTTCTAAAATAATACatcgtatatattttttattgtgcaATGTATgagtacatcaccagtacaaaatACGCACAACTAACTAAGGTATATTTAAGTACTGCTTAATTAGGTAAAAAGATGTAACTATAaggagaaaaagtatactttatttattcCACATATAGTTCAAGTGCACTATAATATTATACTaaatatacaacatttttttttttacaaagatttGCCATTATACACTGATTTATGCTATGCAAATATACTACCTAATGCTCTAATATAGTGCTTTACggtatttttatagtatttttactGTTAGATAAACACtggggtagcacggtttgacaggggaGCACAATTTGACGGAACACCGGACGGACCCTCTTTACCGCTGCACGCGTTTAGCTGCGCTGCTCAGAgctgttagcagttagcagcaTGAAGAAAGAGCAGGTGATAAACTGCCAGTTTTCTGTTTGGTATCCTTTATTTAAGAAGCACACGATTAAAAGGTGAGTCCGCGCTGCTTTGAGGTCTTTTATAAAGCTGTATTTATCGGATTTATTAGTTTATAGCTGTGTAATAAGAGGAAAAGATGAGTTTTGCAggttagcattagcctagctGTGAGTCTGAGCTCAGGTAAATTCTGCTGTTGAACTATATAGCTCTATAATATTGAATATACAATTATTTTAGGgagaaaatatgtatatattggaAAATTGGGAGTCTGTCTGGATACAGAAATGTTATATTTACATGTTTGACGTTTTTAAAACAAGCTGATCATTTAAATAAGgtgttttaaaggaaaaaaaggggCCAAAACCTGCAGGTTTGGTTTACTATTTTCAGAAATAAATAGTCGCAGCAGTTGTTTATCTTTAGTGTTTAACTATAGTGATGTAACGTTACGTATGTatacaaatatttgtatttattttcatttatttatttacaaataatttagtttttgttcaattattttattttacttatgttTTGATCTAGTACACAGTCAGCTCTGTTGTAGCTGAGGTTGTGTCTGACTGTGCTGTACACCTGTGTCACCTCAGCTGTGGTAGTTAACTTTTTGATTGATAATTGTTAATTAAATTGATCAGTATTTGTGTGCTGTATTCCTTAACATGCTTTTGCACATGTACAtggttttatttataatataataaacattatattaaatataaataatttaataagtaaataaataaattaattaattaatatggtGTGAAAAGGTATGGTGCCATAGAGGGTTcaataaaattaacaaattaacaaaccTGTGGACGGATTAATCTGTCTGAAATGTAAATCAGGCTCTAAATtgcttatttgtgtgtgtgttttttttttttcagcctgaTTCTTCCTCTGCCTCAAAATGTAATCGATTATCTGTTGGATGACGGGACTCTTGTTGTTTCTGGAGGGTGAGTGGTTAGCGTTGAGTTGGAGCGGGACGATATGACGTTATTTTATCGACAATAAACATGTCGAtgacagcctagtgcatcccaaattatatttatcaacatttacattttaatataacattatagtcattatggcttttagaaaaatgtgttttgtgttttttcactCAGATTAACCAATTAATCTCATTTGCAGCTGTGAAAACAACAATCAATGTTCACAGAACAACAACAGTGACTCAGAAGAGGAAGAAGACATTCAGGTAATTCAGGATTCTGGATTAGCTAAATGCCCATATACAATTTTCTTTTCAATGTGTCCTCCTGCCTTTATGTTTATATTGgttgtgtttttaaagtgttataaattatcttcttttttttccagtggTCCGATGATGAAACAACTACAGTTGCCACAGTAAGTGTCTTTTACCTTATGATCCAGCTCTTTATTATTCCAGATTTCTACAGAATTGACAGCGTTTAGTGTCTTAAAGGAAGTATGTGTAGATTAGcatgtttatctttaattttatcaTTGTGATGCTTCACTGACTATAATAAGGAGGGTAGTGTCACTGTTGTTGTTGTTCCTCTGGGTTTAGCGCACCATCACATGCACTTTCTGTAGATTTGATGAAGCAGGCAGGACTTTTACAAGAACTGCATGATGTTGTGTGACCCAAGTCAAGTTCATGTgaactctcttttttttatatatatatatatatatatatatatatatatatatatatatatatatatatatatatatatatatatatatatatatatatatatatataaaaatacattttttttacatttttctaccagaaaaaaaatctattacacattttttatttgttcacaCTCAGTGTAGATTACCAAAGGTAAATTTGGGTCGCAATATACAGACCAGTTGGGTTTGCGTCCTAGGTCTTGGGTCATctggcaagacaatgaccccaagcatacttcaaaaagcacccagtGATCAATGGAAACAAAGCCACCAGCAATGAGTCTGGATCTAAATCCCGTTTAACACCTGTGGAAAGTTTTTAAAATTGCTTTTGGGAGAAAAAACTCTTCAGATATGAGAGACCTGAAGtagtttgcaaaagaagagtggtccaaaattccatttgagaggtgtaagaagcttgcTGATAGTGAAAGGAAGAGattgatttcagtgttttttttttttccaaagtgtGTGCAACTAAATTTTTAGTTTAGAATGACATTAATTTTGTCAgttttgtgtaaaaatgatgctcattttgtttttttgtcttttcttttctaatATACACAAAGGACATAAATGTGTATAACACACCATTTTATGGGAgaaattttaattgtaattttctGGAATATTTTCAAGGGTGCCAACACTTAcggtcattacattacattacatttggcagatgcttttgtccaaagcgactaacaatagtcaagtacaaaagtaagaggaattaagataaaccatttttagatagggcttaaaggaggtcgaagggaaataaagggatagagaagtgaaggaggggaagaaggaaatggggttagaagtagttagtgtgttagaggtgttaggagagtaagtgctctttgaagagctctgtcttcaggagtttattattaaagatagagagagattctcctgatctggtagtagaaggtagttagttagaggtgttaggagagtaggtgctctttgaagagctctgtcttcaggagtttattaaagatagtgagagattctcctgatctggtagcggTCATGACTATATATTACTGTACTCTTCTAAATCCACATGCTTTATTTCATTAGGTATAATTCAAAGCATGAATCTTATGTTTTACCTTCagagggagcccaggagcaagaaatgtTAAATTTGTCAGAGTTTTGCTTTAGTAAAAATCACAAAAAGAGCAGGGAGATCAAGAAAAAGTCAGACAAGGCAGATTGaagttttcttttctgttttttttttttttttttttttggtgtgcaCAGTATACCAAATACTGTCCTAGTGCTTACTGTCCGAGTGCTGTTCTTCCCCTTTTCTCAGGCACCAGAATTCCCAGAATTTACCTCAAAGGTTCAGGAAGCAATAAACGCACTTGGTGGATGTGTATTTCCCAAACTGAACTGGAGTGCACCACGGGTAAGATTACCATACCATCATTTACCTAAGCATTCTCATTTAAATATGACCATACCTTTATACCAGACTATATTAATAGCAGATGAGCCTCATGTCTCTCTGATTCTTTCATTCACTTTTCTACAGGATGCGAACTGGATTGCCTTGAACAGCTCTTTGCAGTGTCAGAGTCTCAGTGACATCTTCCTTCTCTTCAAAAGCTCAGACTTCATCACGCATGACCTCACGCAGCCGTAAGCAAACAAGGACTGTTTTTCTGAGGATTAGatttgttgtttttgcttttttttaaccatacGTACATGTTTCAGATTATCGAAAgcattttaatatcagataaaaatAACCTGGGTAGATAGAAGAACAGTTTTTAAATGTTAGTTTAATTTATTATgggaaaaaatctatccaaaccaatcctagccttgtgtgaaaaagtgtttgccccctaaaaataataatttggcaGTTTGCagaaacaactgcaatcaaaTGTTTTTGTGGAGacattttggcccactcttctttgcagcaTCTCAAAAAGACTTTGACTacgccactccaaaaccttcattaaGTTTTTTAAACCATTCcaaggtcattgtcctgctgcagaacccaagtaagctTGAGCTTAAAGATACAACAAGCGTCCAACAATTACAGGTGTTACTTTTTCCCCACGtaagggccaggttggtttggagaTAGATTTCCTCCCTTAATatataaaattgtcatttaaaaacactttgtttttgtatttacaaaGGTTTTcgtatatttactcagattatctttATCTgatagtttgtttaataatctaaaaCCTGTAACAACAACATAAAAAGCAAGAGAAATCTGTAagaggtaaatactttttcacagcacttaTATATGCAGAATTGTATCAGTTAACTATATTGTATATTCAGGGGGTGATCAACACATTTCTTTCCATTCTTTGACAGGTTTCTCCAGTGCAGTGATGACTCGCCAGACCCTGCCATAAACTATGAGGtgcagctcacacacacatgcatatagtGTAACTCAGTAGAGTCCAGTATAGCACAGATTTTAAAAAAGGGCAGTCTTTGAGTTATCAGTCACAGTATCTCATACAGTTCTAGTGGGGCTGCAATATGTGTGTTTTCCACTAGAGGTCAGtagattattaaatatttttcagttttcttGATGTCTTGGTTATATGAGTGCTGGGCATGATGGCCCTAAATTTGACTTTAATAATGATTAGTGAGCATATTTTAACCCAAAACAGCccgttgtattattattattttttattatataaaaaaaacttcctTAATGTATAAATGGAAGGTTTGGGTATTACAGGGATTGCTTTGTCCCATAAAAGGAAACCATATATGatactatttattaatgtttgcAAGAAACAGCTGCgtaatgtaaattatttttatatttatatttaaatatacagatctggaaaaaaagtaagagaccacttcagtttctgaatcagtttctctgattttgctatttataggtttatgtttgagtaaaatgaacattgtttttttattctataaactacggacttttttttttcccaaattcaaaaaaagtattgtcatatagagcattaatttgcagaaaatgagaaatcactaaagtaacaaaaatatgttttttttttttacaagttttaagagttcataaatccatatttggtggaataaccctgttttttaatcacagtttttttcatgcatcttgtcatcatgttctcctccaccagtcttacacactgcttttggataactttatgctgctttactcctggtgcaaaaattcaagcagttcagtttggtggtttgatggtttgtgatcatccatcttcctcttgattatattccagagggttttaattcggtaaaatatatatatatatatttttaccagagctgtatttaaatgaCTATTGATCAATCAGAGTTCTCTTGGCTTTTCTAGTAGATAAGAGCAGTATGGccagaaatattaaaaatgtaatgttcCTATACTCCTATTACTAACTAATTgactatttgtatttattataaacctATTAGAAGCAAATAACAGTGATTAATTATATTGCTAATATACATTTCACAATTGAAGTGTATACCTAATATAATCCACTGTCTGTATCAAATGACTTTTTATATCAGATGTACAAtaaacatgaacaataaaaaaaatgaaattaccaATATATATATTAGCAAGCTAATATTGCTAAGAAGTACTCAATGACTGTTTCTATTAATTTTAGGTTAATTTGCCAGCCCAATTAGAATTACTTTAGTAGGACATGTTTAGTAGGGGGTggttaaaattattaataatagttcTGACATAAATTATAATAGAagtaaacattataaaaatagttttttgctGCTTTCTGGAGggcaacacttttttttaagtgcactttTTAGCACACGTGGAGAATCGACTGCCAGTCTTGCTTGACCAATAGTGCACTTTAGAGTTCATGCAGTCATTGATTTATTGCATGAGGTAATCTGTGGGAAATTGCACATTCTGATAAGAGAGCTACACACTCAGTTCTATAGGAATGTGACACGATGATTTTAATTGCAGTTCTGTATGAGGTTTTATgacatcctacacacacacacacacacacacaaaaaatctcTTTTTCTTGACTGCATTGTGGTGATAGTGTGTGGAGAGGAAATGAATGTGATAATGAATCTGCTGATGAATACTCATGGGATTGTAATTCTCCCACAGTCAATTATAGATATTTATCTGGGTTAGGATTTGCTGAGGAGGATTAACGATCCAGCTTGGGTTTTAATACCTGTATGAATGTTTGATATGtaattgtatttaaaattatatataaaataatatttgtatATACACTTGCTTTTGCCATTTaggctcttcaggtccagtcagttAACAGAAATGGTACAAAGTCCagtgtgtttaattttgtagtaaagagaaagaaaaacaaatgaactgAAAACGTATTTAATTACTACAGCTCtgtataaaataagagaccatttaaaaacgatgaatttctttaattttactaaattgaaaacttctgtaatataatcaagaggaagatggatgaagccatcaaaccaaactgaactgcttgaatctttgcaccaggagtaaagcagcataaagttatccaaaagcagtgtgtaagactggtggaggagaacatgatgccaagatgcatgaaaaaacaactgtgattaaaaaacaaactcttaaaactttataattatgaacttgttttctgaaaCTTTTAATCGGTTGTTTATATATTAGACAGTTGGACTAaatttctccactctttttttaGCTGGTTCTGAGGAAATGGAGCGAGCTCATTCCAGGAGGGGAGTTCCGCTGCTTTGTGAAGGAGAACAAGCTTATTGGTATGAGATCCACACAAGCGCTAATGCTTAGTTTGCAGCTAAATTCAGGATGCTTCTCTTTGTAGATATGTAACTTTAGAGCTTTTTCATTAGTctgtaatttaaaataaattacctAAGACCAGGATGTGGTAACAGAGCTAAAATAGGAGTatctaaaaaattttgaatatcattgaaaagttactttatttaagttattcatttcaaaatgtgaaactcatttgtTATATGGAtatattacaaacagagtgatctatttaagcaataatttattttattgttgatgattgtggcttacagccaattataacccaaaaatcagggtttcaaaaaaatgttatattatataagaccacttggtacttttggcagtgtgccaaatcctactggcaaatgaaatccgcatctctatagaagcatgaagtgctgtaagattttgtgggaaaacaaaactgcactgactttagacttgataataaaacacagtggatcaacaccagcagatgacaagcagtttggactgtgtgtctctccactcttcctccagactctgctcccttgatttcctttaaatgaaatgtaaaatttactgatgatcagtgatggtttgatggagagtcatgtctgtcatctgctggtgttgatccactgtgttttattatcaagtctaaagtcagtgcagttttgttttcccacaaaatcttacagcacttcatgcttccctctgctactgacaacttttatagagatgcagatttccttttctagcaggacttggcacactgcccacactgccaaaagtaccaattggtcttatataatattaaaattttctgagacattgatttttgggttttcaatggctgtaagccataatcatcaacaataagagaaataaagagttaaaatatatcgctctgtgtttaatacatctatataatatataagtttcacattttgaactgaattactgaaactttTCAAGCTGTATCTTTGCCTTGTCTTTATAGGTATCTCTCAGAGAGACTACACCCAACATTACCATCACATCTCCAAACAAGAGGCCAATATTTCCTCCTCCATTCTGCAGTTCTTCAGGGACCACATTCAGCACCAGTTCCCTGATGAGGACTGTGAGTGATACTTAACAGATTAAAGATGGGGAAGGGGTAAATcataaatatttggcaactgctTCAAAATATGTcatgtaatttctttttttgttgcattCGTTTTCAGTTGTCCTGGACGTTTACAGAGACTGCATGGTGAGGATTTGAAGGATATaagcacagtaccagtcaaagtgtGGACACACTTTACTCAATGTCattgatttaaattattttttacatcgtaccgctctggaaaaattgagaccatttcagtttctgaatcagtttctctgattttgctatttatagggtataagtttaagtaaaataaacattgctgttttattctataaactacagacaacctttctcccaaatgccaaataaaaatagtcatttagagcatttatttgcagaaaatgagaaatgtatgaaataacaaaaaaagatgcagagctttcagacctcaaataacgcaaagaaaacaagttcatattcataaagttttaagagttcagaaatatcaatagtactgttttttaatcacagttttcatgcatcttggcatgttctcctccaccagtcttacacactgcttttggataactttttatgcaagcagtttagttttgtttgatggcttgtgatcatccgtctttctcttgattttattctagaggttttcaatttggtaaaatcaaagaaactcatcattttaagtggtcttttattttttccccaaagcTGACATTAAATTAAAGGGACAcacatggaattacat encodes:
- the nudt5 gene encoding ADP-sugar pyrophosphatase; the encoded protein is MSCPKKDTVEPHVIKEELIAAGKWVKLEKTTYVDPSGSTRTWETAKRTTRPTNSAADGVGIIALLKRTLHKDCVVLVKQFRPPMGCHTLEFPAGLIDDNESAETAALRELKEETGYKGEVVGVTPVTCLDPGLSNCTTNIVMVNINGDDIENINPTQQLGDGEFVEVILLPLDEFQRKIDELLKKEKIVVDSKVYIYAMGMSQAFFKPNELPVLKQ
- the cdc123 gene encoding cell division cycle protein 123 homolog; translation: MKKEQVINCQFSVWYPLFKKHTIKSLILPLPQNVIDYLLDDGTLVVSGGCENNNQCSQNNNSDSEEEEDIQWSDDETTTVATAPEFPEFTSKVQEAINALGGCVFPKLNWSAPRDANWIALNSSLQCQSLSDIFLLFKSSDFITHDLTQPFLQCSDDSPDPAINYELVLRKWSELIPGGEFRCFVKENKLIGISQRDYTQHYHHISKQEANISSSILQFFRDHIQHQFPDEDFVLDVYRDCMGRVWLIDFNPFGEVTDSLLFSWEELTSGNSLTTSDTEALQDGPAFRYTTSEVTVQPSPCLSYRIPRDFLDLTTGEDAYKLIDFLKLKKGQQEEESEDESEPHVETT